One region of Carya illinoinensis cultivar Pawnee chromosome 8, C.illinoinensisPawnee_v1, whole genome shotgun sequence genomic DNA includes:
- the LOC122274592 gene encoding uncharacterized protein LOC122274592, producing MDIEALISQTEALSWQDLQLKTTPEAAKSSSEKILVGRLVADRPLNKFAIHSCIKASWKFVQNFLIEDMDVNKFIFTFRTPQDKLRVLNQRPWNFKGHLMILKQWSPGATIEEVSLNEAIFNVQLDGLPLDHFNLENAVDIGKVIGKLIKVEVDPIYGLAFRKFIRIKVAIDVTIPLKKGFPLKRFGNKEVWIAFKYEKLVDFCYACGRLGHSQIFCGFPTSTLQKIRFGPALRAEYYSPQNLPSMQNTEDEAGNMESEDILPSQNNAPSAELAIGI from the coding sequence ATGGATATCGAAGCACTCATCTCACAAACCGAAGCTCTATCGTGGCAAGACCTTCAGCTTAAAACAACTCCGGAAGCAGCCAAGTCTTCATCCGAAAAGATTCTGGTGGGAAGGTTAGTTGCCGATAGACCCTTGAATAAATTTgccatacattcatgcataaaAGCCTCATGGAAATTTGTACAAAACTTTCTGATTGAAGACATGGATGTAAACAAATTTATATTCACCTTTAGAACTCCTCAAGACAAGCTTAGAGTTCTAAATCAACGCCCTTGGAACTTTAAGGGTCACCTCATGATCTTAAAACAATGGTCACCCGGAGCAACCATAGAAGAAGTAAGCTTAAATGAAGCCATCTTTAACGTCCAGTTGGATGGACTCCCTCTAGATCACTTCAATCTGGAAAATGCAGTAGACATTGGGAAAGTGATAGGAAAACTTATAAAAGTAGAAGTTGACCCGATCTATGGATTGGCTTTCCGCAAGTTTATCCGAATTAAAGTGGCCATCGATGTAACGATTCCTCTGAAGAAAGGCTTCCCACTCAAACGTTTTGGAAACAAAGAAGTTTGGATTGCCTTTAAGTATGAAAAGCTAGTTGATTTCTGCTATGCATGTGGTCGACTTGGTCACTCCCAAATATTCTGTGGTTTTCCCACTTCAACATTACAAAAGATAAGGTTCGGGCCAGCCTTAAGAGCAGAATACTACtctccacaaaacctcccctcAATGCAAAATACAGAGGATGAAGCGGGTAACATGGAGTCCGAAGATATCCTGCCATCCCAAAACAATGCGCCAAGTGCCGAACTCGCAATAGGAATCTAA